AAGAGGTCCATAGTCCAGCTGTTGCTGTAAAATTGTAACgagtcaaaataatattatcatttcgCTAGGAAATTAATATTCTTATCGTTCAAAGTAATACATAGAACTCTTACCACATTCTTCTTCGGATATACATTCACCACCAGGTATTTTCCTGTAGTAACCCTCATTGCAGATACATTTTCCGATACAAGGTGTTTCAATAGCTGGACAAACTATACCAATTTTGCGAGTTTCACAAGTCTTCTCTGGTGGACATTTGTGTGTACAACGTTCGAAATATTCGTTTGGACCACAAGctggaaaaagaaaaaataacaaacaatttgcTGTATTTAATATAAGCTATTATTATCGAGCCGGTTGTAGCATTGCTTTTCCGTTTACCATGCCACGATCCACAcgactattatttataataaataaccaGATCAATTAagagaaatagaaaaaactagtgtatttataagaaaattaaaaccacTCTTAGTTAAAAAAAGGTATTGCACGTTAGACGAGTTCCTACAGGATAAATTGACTACCCACTTGTAACACTGACTCAAGCATTACCTTACTAAAGTTACTAAACGCTATACTGCTTTCCATCAAAcatgatttgaaaaatatattttatataaactcACCCGTATGATATGAGTATAGATTAAAGTAGTCAAGTAGTCCCTGTGCCACAGCTAGACTGAAATAACAGACAGACATTAGTACCACACGCGTCCACATGTTGCCGACTCTTGGTACAGTATTTTCTCTCAGTCTGGCAAATATAGGTAATTTGAGTATCTAATTGATAAGGAATTTTGATTGAAAACAAAATCCTAATAAtttttacacatacataaaaatgagagatgactgcctcgttggtcgagtggttgcaagtgcgactgccgaccaaggggtctcgggttcgattcccgggtcgggcaaagtattattgggtttttttcggattttcgaaaatttctcagtagtagcactgtgtctggaattgtgcccgggatatggcaataggctcaccccctattacatgggccttaCATATgtcacacaaatggtgaaaagtggatgtaccttgcatagcggcattacgtgccgtaatgtgcacctctgcctactccttcggggataaaaggcgtgacgttgtgtgtgtataAAAATGACACACATACATACTGAAACTGATTACGATACTACGTTAAAGTTTTGCAGCCAGATCTGCCATTACAAAGCTCTGCGGATTTTGACggaaatatagaaaatatactCGCTAcgtcgttagtcgagtggtcgcaagtgcgattgtcggacaagaggtctcggtcCGATTCCCTGgtcaagcaaagtattactgggctgttttcggttactcgaaaatttctcaggaAGAAAATTTCTCAGGAGTCTAGAATTGTAGCCTAATATGGCAAGAGGCTCACCCcctcttacatgggacttataagttactagcggacccgacagacgttgtcctgtctacacgttaatttgaaaattttattctttttttaataagctaaaacattctggacctttttgatgaaaattattattcaaatatctaacgtcattaatatttgacactgcgatggtagcgccgtccgtcggatccgatgtaaaacattccaaaatcaacaactactaataaattaaaaattaattaaaaaaacattgtccagcggacaaaattgtgaatctaaaccattctcagatcctcttgaacacacacaaaaagtttcatcaaaatccgtctagtcgtttaagaggagttcagtgacatacacacgtacagaagaattatatatataaagataataaaaaccaaacatttttgtattctctttatttatttgaacacgTTAAcatagaaatttaaaaaaacaatagtacttaaattaataaacctatCATTATTTGATAGATTTGACAGGTTCTGCTTTATttacacataaaacaaaaaacacaactaaactaaattaaattaatttctacaTTCAGGTGTATCCCGCAACTCACGGCAATAACATTTGGGAACACATATAAAGTTGTACAGTTTGTAGAATCCTTCTTTGCAACCACATCCTGGTTCACAGGGTTCAGGAGCGGTGCAGTTCGGTATCAGACTCCCCATTGCATCGCAGCTCTCTTCTATGCAAGGGTTTTTGCAATCCTTGTACTCCTCGCCTTCACCACAAGCCGGTCCTAGAAATACCACATAATGTTTGTAAGATGAACAATTAAGTATTGCCACGATAAATTCAAGGTCAAAATATTTAGCTTGTTTTGTATCTTATATTGATCACTCAATAAACATGCctattattttgttgaataaagCACAAAATTTCCTGTACCTACATAGTCTACATTATTTTGGCATACCCGTTAggagataaaagacgtgacgttttttattttattttttatattttggcaTCTTATGAGAGTTCTTTTTAGCctttttttaagtatagaattgatataaataaaattagcattCCAAACAACTCGACTATATTGTAACTTCCCGAAAAAATTTTTGTCACGTTCATTAATTTGAATGTCAAGTAGGAAAATCAGAAGTAAGCACtcgttttaaaatgaaacagAATACTTACCACATTCTTCTTCTGATATACACTCGCCACCTGGGGTCTTCCTGTAGTAGCCCTCATTACAGACACATCTtcctatacagggtgtaacaacaGCTGGACAACTTATACCAATTTTGCGAGTTTCACAGGTCTTCTCTGGTGGACAATCATGGGTACAACTTTCGTAATATTCGTTTGTACCACAAGCtggaaaaagaaaacatttatttattataaacaaaattaaacatagtGTCACTGACAATTTCCTTAAGTTAATCATAAAAATGGATTCAGTCGcagattatatattattaaagaacAACGCACATAGttcaatatatttcaattttaaaattcctAGATTTTCTAAGACTTACGACTATAAAATCAacgatataaaaaatacatcacaAAAACTCACATTTACGAGGGTAATATCGATCGTCACCCAATAGCCCCAATCCCAGCTGTCCCACAGCTAGTCCCACAcaacacacagacagcagtaCCACACACCTCCACATGTTGCCGGCTCCTCGAGTATTGACGTGCGGAGCCTGTGTCTGTTCATATAACCTGTTCTAATACCGAGGTTTGTTGATTCTGACGTCATCACAGTTGAAAACATCTGAAGTTGTACGCTTGTCAATGTTTAGTTTAGTAGAGACGTCCTTCTAATTCTAGGTACcgtaggtaattatttacgGAAACAGAGATCGACAGCCGTGcgaaatatcttttttatttttgtcagtcTCACTAGACAGATCACCGGATGGTATGCAATCGACGCCTATGGAGAAGAATTACAAGCACGTTGCTTGCCTCGTGaattataagccggtaaacgaacagacggatcacctgatggtaagcaaccgccgccactcatggacacccaaaagaccagacgcgttacaagtgcgttgccggccttttgggggttaggaatttaaagattgttggtGAATCGAGgtttggaaagattgggaaggggggtaattgggcctccggtaacctcactcacacaacgaaacattgtttcacgtcggttttctgtgaggccgtgatagcTGGTCCATTCgtgctaaagcatggctctcccatacttcaTATACTTTACTTAAGTTGACATCATAGGAGTTAAACATACAATCGGTCACAAAACCCGTATTATAGTATCATACCATAAAGTATGTATCgtacatttatgtaaatattcatAGGCTTGTATATTTAAACAAACGTTACATAGAAACAACATGTTTAAATGCTAATAGTAGAGgtgttaatttattgttcaaCAAATAGGCTAAGGTAATTTCCCTAGGCTGGGTTCGCGttcggagctgcgaactgtCTAGCGGgatgccggggctccggctcgaaaaacagggggtgtttttagtcatagtaagagtctgaaactccttgTTTAGATtagatatctataatataaCTTCCAGGCTGATGGAAAAtggattaaattattttttttatttagcaatattatatgtatacttaaCATTAAAACCATTTTCAAATGTTGTAAGATATTTTGGTGTTCTGCAGTCCTAAATTCTAGACCTACCTTCTCCAGGCAAAAGGGCTACcgctatgtacctatatgtgaTTCCGCCtctatttataaagaaatgtctataaaacatataatagtaattataattcatacataggtacatataaacaACAGCTTCCAAGCTTCAGTGTATCATAACACAGTGTGTTGTGAACATGTATCTCGT
This Spodoptera frugiperda isolate SF20-4 chromosome 20, AGI-APGP_CSIRO_Sfru_2.0, whole genome shotgun sequence DNA region includes the following protein-coding sequences:
- the LOC118261952 gene encoding inducible metalloproteinase inhibitor protein-like, whose product is MWTRVVLMSVCYFSLAVAQGLLDYFNLYSYHTACGPNEYFERCTHKCPPEKTCETRKIGIVCPAIETPCIGKCICNEGYYRKIPGGECISEEECGPACGENEEYKDCRNPCIDESCDAMGSLIPNCTAPEPCEPGCGCKEGYYKFFNTLCIRKCYCSLPRELPDCRN
- the LOC118282205 gene encoding inducible metalloproteinase inhibitor protein, translating into MWRCVVLLSVCCVGLAVGQLGLGLLGDDRYYPRKSCGTNEYYESCTHDCPPEKTCETRKIGISCPAVVTPCIGRCVCNEGYYRKTPGGECISEEECGPACGEGEEYKDCKNPCIEESCDAMGSLIPNCTAPEPCEPGCGCKEGFYKLYNFICVPKCYCRELRDTPECRN